A window from Bacteroidota bacterium encodes these proteins:
- a CDS encoding serine hydrolase: MKKVFLLLMLPLSMAAQKNYPQLLDQYMQAQADIKGFSGAVLVMKQNKVLLRKGYGLADREWSIANTADAKFRIGSVTKQFTAACILQLVEKGKLSLDDKLSKFYPDFPKGDSVTIHMLLNHTSGIASYTDQKNFVEVATLPWSKDSIIAYFKKVPYNFSPGTKWTYNNSGYFLLGCIIEKVSGQSYNDYLRQNILDKLGMKNSGVDKLDSVLSLRAKGYSRKGKQTNNADYISMEWPFSAGFLYSTLDDLYKWDRALYGNAVLTDASKQKMFTPGKSNYGYGVIIDSMEKHFRIWHNGGIPGFSTNLSRFVNDDICTVVFSNNEMNTDFIAIAMADILFDLPVEVPYIHKEVKIDPALLDRYVGKYSAGLTLELIKKDGKLYRHRDGTPDIELKPESETKFFYSDDTDRQLEFEVDASGKVIKTWFFNSGQKGEIKKIQ; the protein is encoded by the coding sequence ATGAAAAAGGTTTTCCTATTGCTTATGCTGCCGCTTTCAATGGCTGCGCAAAAAAATTATCCGCAATTGCTGGATCAGTATATGCAGGCCCAGGCAGATATTAAAGGCTTCAGCGGTGCTGTGCTGGTAATGAAACAAAATAAAGTGTTACTGAGAAAAGGATATGGTCTTGCAGACAGGGAATGGAGTATTGCTAATACCGCGGATGCAAAATTCAGGATCGGCTCAGTCACTAAACAATTTACTGCTGCTTGTATCCTTCAATTGGTGGAAAAAGGAAAATTATCATTGGATGATAAGCTCAGTAAATTCTATCCCGATTTTCCTAAAGGAGATAGTGTTACTATTCATATGCTGCTCAATCATACATCCGGCATTGCAAGTTATACAGATCAGAAAAACTTTGTGGAAGTAGCAACACTACCCTGGTCAAAGGATTCGATCATTGCCTATTTTAAAAAAGTTCCTTACAATTTTTCACCTGGTACAAAATGGACCTATAATAATTCCGGTTATTTTTTATTAGGCTGTATTATCGAAAAGGTCAGCGGCCAATCTTATAATGATTACCTGCGACAAAACATATTAGATAAACTTGGTATGAAGAATTCCGGGGTAGATAAACTGGATAGTGTGCTTTCATTAAGGGCAAAGGGATATTCCCGGAAAGGAAAACAAACAAACAATGCTGATTATATCAGTATGGAATGGCCATTCAGCGCTGGCTTTTTGTATTCTACGCTTGATGATCTGTATAAATGGGATAGGGCCCTTTACGGTAATGCGGTTCTTACAGATGCTTCAAAGCAAAAAATGTTTACACCGGGAAAAAGTAATTATGGATACGGTGTCATTATTGACTCGATGGAAAAACATTTTCGTATCTGGCATAATGGAGGCATACCCGGTTTTTCAACCAACCTAAGCAGGTTTGTAAATGATGATATCTGTACAGTTGTATTTTCAAACAACGAGATGAACACTGATTTTATAGCTATCGCCATGGCAGATATCTTATTCGACCTGCCGGTTGAAGTTCCTTATATACATAAAGAAGTAAAAATTGATCCGGCACTTTTAGACAGGTATGTTGGAAAGTATTCTGCCGGCTTAACGCTTGAGCTTATTAAGAAAGATGGAAAGCTATACCGCCACCGCGATGGTACTCCTGATATAGAACTGAAACCTGAATCGGAAACAAAATTCTTTTATTCGGATGATACAGATCGCCAGTTGGAATTTGAGGTTGATGCTTCAGGTAAAGTAATCAAAACCTGGTTCTTTAACAGCGGGCAAAAAGGAGAGATCAAAAAGATCCAATAA
- a CDS encoding acylase produces MKRITFLLLFFPLQIFSQSPSVPARADFSKEEITRWEKQVKKVTIIRDNWGIPHIYGKSDADAVFGLLYAQCEDDFKRVEMNYIEKLGRMAEVKGESSLYDDLLIRLVIDQQEARADYNKAPAWLKKLCIAFADGINYYLYKNPSVQPALLKHFEAWYPLLWTDGSIGAISTADISMNDLKSLYSPESFTALNQEEKEEVVTGSNGFAFSPKITASGNSILYINPHVTFYFRPEVHMVSEEGLNAYGAVTWGQFFVYQGFNEHCGWMHTSSAVDAADTYIEKVSKKDNGWVYEYDGKQKPVVQKIIPIAVNKGDGNKTTMIINALFTHHGPIMARRNGQLISVKADNRIMNGLIQCWQRTKATSFEAFKKTLDLKGNISNNTVYADADGNIAYWHGNRIPVRDTKYDWSKAVDGSISATEWKGYHNISETVQSINPVNGWLQNCNSTPYTVAGNNSPKKENYPAYMAPDGENFRGVNAVRVLSEENKYDIDKVIKAGYDKRLSAFEILVPALVSSFEKNISYNDSLYALLIGPVSILKNWDYRCGENSIATTLAVEWGQKIGTAMARIKISNKENADQVDKANYFATNAKPDELLQPLLATINDLQNKFGRWQIPWGEINRFQRISSDIDNKFDDSKPSIPDGFVSSTWGMLPSYSSRSFPNTKKRYGIHGNSFICAVEFGKKIKAKSLLAGGNSGKENSPHFFDQGEMYSKGIFKDVLFYKEDVMKHIERSYHPGE; encoded by the coding sequence ATGAAAAGAATAACCTTCCTCCTGCTTTTTTTTCCACTTCAAATATTCTCACAATCCCCGTCCGTACCGGCACGGGCGGATTTTTCCAAAGAAGAAATTACCCGTTGGGAAAAGCAGGTAAAAAAGGTAACCATCATCCGTGATAACTGGGGCATACCGCATATATATGGTAAATCAGACGCAGATGCTGTATTTGGTTTACTATATGCACAATGTGAAGATGATTTCAAACGGGTGGAGATGAATTATATTGAAAAACTGGGGAGAATGGCAGAAGTAAAAGGCGAAAGCTCTTTGTATGATGACCTGTTGATAAGATTGGTAATTGACCAACAAGAAGCCAGAGCAGATTATAACAAAGCTCCTGCATGGTTAAAAAAATTATGTATTGCTTTTGCCGATGGTATTAATTATTACTTGTATAAAAACCCTTCTGTTCAGCCGGCCTTGCTAAAGCACTTTGAAGCCTGGTATCCTTTGCTGTGGACAGATGGAAGCATCGGAGCCATCAGTACAGCAGATATTTCTATGAATGATCTGAAGAGTTTATATTCTCCTGAATCTTTTACTGCATTGAACCAGGAAGAAAAAGAAGAAGTAGTGACTGGTTCAAATGGGTTTGCATTTTCACCAAAAATTACTGCATCCGGAAACTCTATATTATATATTAACCCACATGTTACTTTTTATTTCCGTCCCGAAGTGCATATGGTAAGTGAAGAAGGTTTGAATGCTTATGGCGCTGTAACATGGGGACAGTTTTTCGTTTACCAGGGTTTTAATGAACACTGCGGATGGATGCACACTTCAAGTGCAGTAGATGCAGCCGATACTTATATAGAAAAAGTTTCGAAAAAAGATAATGGTTGGGTGTATGAGTATGATGGCAAACAGAAACCGGTTGTTCAAAAAATAATTCCGATAGCAGTAAATAAAGGAGATGGAAATAAAACAACAATGATCATTAATGCTCTGTTCACTCATCATGGCCCTATTATGGCAAGACGAAACGGACAATTGATAAGTGTAAAAGCGGATAACCGAATTATGAATGGATTGATACAATGCTGGCAGCGGACAAAAGCAACAAGTTTTGAAGCATTTAAAAAAACACTGGATTTAAAAGGAAATATTTCTAACAATACCGTGTATGCAGATGCAGATGGCAATATTGCTTACTGGCATGGCAACCGCATACCTGTAAGAGATACTAAATATGACTGGAGCAAAGCTGTTGATGGAAGTATATCTGCAACCGAATGGAAAGGCTATCATAATATCAGCGAAACGGTTCAAAGCATTAACCCTGTAAATGGCTGGTTGCAGAATTGTAACTCTACTCCCTATACAGTTGCCGGTAACAATAGCCCGAAGAAAGAAAACTATCCTGCCTATATGGCGCCGGATGGAGAAAACTTTCGTGGTGTGAATGCTGTAAGAGTATTAAGCGAAGAAAATAAGTATGATATTGATAAAGTGATCAAAGCGGGTTATGATAAAAGACTTTCAGCATTTGAAATATTAGTTCCTGCATTAGTAAGTTCATTTGAAAAAAATATTTCATACAATGATTCATTGTATGCTTTGCTTATAGGGCCCGTATCTATTTTAAAGAACTGGGATTACAGATGTGGTGAAAATTCAATTGCCACAACACTTGCCGTTGAGTGGGGACAAAAAATTGGAACTGCAATGGCGAGAATAAAGATCAGCAATAAAGAAAATGCTGACCAGGTAGATAAAGCAAATTATTTTGCCACTAATGCAAAGCCCGATGAATTATTACAACCGTTACTTGCAACAATCAATGATCTGCAAAATAAATTTGGCCGCTGGCAAATTCCATGGGGAGAGATCAATCGTTTTCAGCGCATCTCCTCCGACATTGATAACAAATTTGATGACAGCAAACCAAGTATTCCCGATGGTTTTGTATCTTCTACATGGGGTATGTTACCTTCATATTCAAGCCGCAGTTTTCCCAATACTAAAAAAAGATATGGCATACACGGTAACAGTTTTATTTGCGCTGTTGAGTTCGGCAAAAAAATAAAAGCAAAATCATTGCTGGCCGGAGGTAATAGCGGTAAAGAAAACTCACCCCATTTTTTTGACCAGGGAGAAATGTATAGTAAAGGGATCTTTAAAGATGTATTGTTTTATAAGGAGGATGTAATGAAGCATATTGAAAGAAGTTATCACCCGGGAGAATAA
- a CDS encoding membrane dipeptidase, whose protein sequence is MKTKILLLSILFTQQLVAQSYKKTHAKAIVVDTHNDILMKAADIGVVFDQDLTGKTHSDLARWKKGGLDVQLFSVYCDGGLKNPYAFANREMDSLDAVAARNPDKIVKVANYAELLKAVKQHKIAAMFGVEGGHMIEDDLGKLDALYNRGARYMTLTHNTAPSWATSAADETTKPDLQHKGLTDFGKQVVKRMNELGMMIDVSHVGEQTFRDIINITSKPIIASHSCVYNLTPHRRNLKDEQIKAIAKNGGVIQLNFNPGFIDSTAGKMEELFFQKHAAEIDSLLKSGMKGFYTEDYIVAKYTAEADNIRPPLSMLIQHIDYIVKLVGVDYVGLGSDFDGINITPKQLDDVTAYPLITKALVEKGYSKKDINKILGGNLLRVLKANEKKL, encoded by the coding sequence ATGAAAACAAAAATTTTACTGCTCAGTATTTTATTCACGCAGCAACTTGTGGCGCAATCCTATAAAAAAACTCATGCGAAAGCCATTGTTGTGGATACACACAATGATATACTGATGAAGGCTGCTGATATAGGAGTTGTATTTGACCAGGACCTTACTGGTAAAACACATTCCGATCTGGCCCGATGGAAAAAAGGCGGGCTGGATGTACAATTGTTCTCTGTTTATTGCGATGGAGGTTTAAAAAATCCGTATGCCTTTGCAAACAGGGAAATGGACAGCCTTGATGCGGTGGCTGCACGCAATCCTGATAAAATTGTAAAGGTTGCCAATTATGCTGAACTGCTAAAAGCAGTGAAACAACATAAGATCGCTGCCATGTTTGGAGTGGAAGGTGGTCATATGATCGAAGATGATCTGGGTAAATTAGATGCATTGTATAATCGTGGCGCAAGGTACATGACCTTAACACATAACACAGCTCCATCCTGGGCTACGAGTGCAGCTGATGAAACAACAAAACCCGATCTGCAACATAAAGGACTTACAGATTTTGGTAAACAAGTTGTAAAACGCATGAATGAACTTGGAATGATGATAGATGTGAGCCATGTCGGCGAACAAACTTTCCGGGATATAATAAACATCACTTCAAAACCGATCATTGCTTCACATAGTTGCGTTTATAATCTTACACCGCATCGGCGCAACTTAAAAGATGAACAAATAAAAGCAATTGCAAAAAACGGTGGAGTTATTCAACTCAATTTTAATCCCGGTTTTATTGACAGTACCGCCGGAAAAATGGAAGAATTGTTTTTTCAAAAACATGCAGCAGAAATAGATTCATTGCTGAAAAGCGGCATGAAAGGTTTTTATACGGAAGACTATATTGTAGCTAAGTACACAGCGGAAGCTGACAACATCCGGCCACCTCTATCAATGCTCATTCAGCATATTGATTACATCGTTAAATTGGTTGGAGTTGATTATGTTGGTCTCGGTTCTGATTTTGATGGCATTAACATTACACCGAAACAATTAGATGATGTAACAGCTTATCCTTTAATTACAAAAGCACTGGTAGAAAAAGGGTATAGCAAAAAGGATATCAATAAAATTCTTGGGGGAAATCTTTTACGGGTCTTAAAAGCAAATGAAAAAAAATTGTGA
- a CDS encoding guanylate cyclase has product MRQLAAIMFVDMAGYTALMQENEQLAKAKQKHLKEVLESTAKNYNGKILQYYGDGALSIFSSAIDAVNSAIEIQKQLQQEPKVDLRIGLHTGDISIENETIYGDGVNLASRIESLAVPGSIFISEKLADEVKNQTDISLREMGYFELKNIKLPVRIFAVSNQGLTVPSRDELKGKTKPPANRLAVLPFVNLSGDPENEYFSDGITEELLNSLTKVEGLQVTSRTSAFAFKGKLDDVREIAVKLNVDKILEGSVRKASNRVRITAQLINAADGYNVWSENYDRDLTDIFKVQDEISNIIANRLRENLSLASKNEQFVKASAKNINAYTLYLKGLHFWNKLTPADTYKAIECFQQAIDLEPDYAQAYAMMAVAYSNLGATGQLRPDKAFGFADQYSDKALKLDNSIAESHIAKARVHLFYEMKWQAAYDSLQKALQLNPAYTETYRLLGYYFIVTGKKEEAVKVLEKALEIDPLSTVINNYLGEAYTMAEHYDKAYRIAEKQLEINPKMRLAIEMKGWCVGMKGDWKKALEFFQEVHQLANHPLKSLAPLGYAYARLGQKETALECISKLEQRQREEPELAMDGDLLMVWWAMRDKEKTFQYLNNCINKDLNTIYYYLEYPMMIGIKEDPQVMELLQRSTSLKTAQS; this is encoded by the coding sequence ATGCGACAACTGGCAGCTATAATGTTTGTGGATATGGCAGGGTACACCGCCCTGATGCAGGAGAATGAGCAATTGGCAAAAGCCAAACAAAAACACCTGAAAGAGGTGCTCGAGTCAACTGCAAAAAATTATAACGGAAAGATCCTTCAATATTATGGCGATGGTGCTCTTAGCATTTTTTCCAGTGCTATTGATGCTGTGAACAGCGCCATTGAAATTCAAAAACAATTACAACAGGAACCAAAAGTTGATCTGCGGATCGGCTTGCACACCGGTGATATATCTATTGAAAATGAAACAATCTATGGCGATGGCGTAAATCTTGCCTCAAGAATTGAATCGCTTGCAGTGCCCGGCAGTATTTTCATTTCTGAGAAATTAGCTGATGAAGTAAAAAATCAAACCGATATTTCTCTTCGTGAGATGGGATACTTTGAATTGAAAAATATAAAATTACCTGTTCGCATTTTTGCTGTTTCAAACCAAGGCTTAACAGTTCCTTCCCGTGATGAATTAAAAGGAAAAACAAAACCTCCTGCAAACCGTCTTGCTGTTTTGCCATTTGTAAATCTTAGCGGCGATCCTGAAAATGAATATTTCAGCGATGGAATTACTGAAGAGTTATTGAATTCGTTGACAAAAGTGGAAGGATTACAGGTTACTTCCCGTACTTCAGCTTTTGCCTTCAAAGGCAAACTGGATGATGTTCGTGAGATAGCCGTTAAATTAAACGTAGATAAAATTTTAGAAGGCAGCGTTCGCAAAGCCTCCAACAGGGTTCGCATAACGGCACAATTAATAAACGCAGCGGACGGATATAATGTATGGAGTGAAAACTATGACCGTGATCTTACCGATATTTTCAAGGTGCAGGATGAGATCAGTAATATAATTGCTAATCGTCTTCGTGAAAATTTATCGCTTGCTTCAAAAAATGAACAATTTGTAAAGGCTTCCGCTAAAAACATCAATGCATATACGCTTTACTTAAAAGGATTGCATTTCTGGAATAAACTCACACCTGCTGATACATACAAAGCAATTGAATGCTTTCAGCAGGCAATTGACCTCGAGCCGGATTATGCACAAGCCTATGCAATGATGGCGGTCGCTTATTCAAATCTTGGTGCAACAGGCCAGTTAAGGCCTGACAAAGCATTCGGATTCGCTGATCAATACAGTGATAAAGCATTGAAGCTTGATAATAGCATAGCAGAGAGTCATATTGCCAAAGCGAGGGTTCACTTATTTTATGAAATGAAATGGCAGGCAGCTTATGATTCCCTGCAAAAAGCGCTGCAGCTTAACCCTGCTTATACTGAAACATACAGGTTACTTGGCTATTATTTTATAGTAACTGGAAAAAAAGAAGAAGCGGTAAAAGTTTTGGAAAAAGCTTTAGAGATCGATCCGCTTTCAACTGTTATCAATAATTACCTGGGTGAGGCTTATACAATGGCGGAGCATTATGACAAAGCTTATCGCATTGCAGAAAAACAACTGGAGATTAATCCAAAAATGAGACTTGCCATTGAAATGAAAGGTTGGTGTGTTGGAATGAAAGGTGACTGGAAAAAAGCGTTGGAATTTTTCCAGGAAGTGCATCAACTGGCTAATCATCCTCTTAAAAGTTTGGCACCCCTTGGTTATGCCTATGCCCGGCTCGGGCAAAAAGAAACAGCATTGGAATGTATCAGTAAACTTGAACAGCGACAAAGGGAAGAGCCAGAACTGGCAATGGACGGAGACCTGTTAATGGTTTGGTGGGCAATGAGGGATAAGGAAAAAACTTTTCAATATTTAAACAACTGCATCAATAAAGATCTGAATACTATCTATTACTATTTGGAATACCCGATGATGATAGGAATAAAAGAAGATCCGCAGGTTATGGAATTACTTCAAAGGAGCACTTCTTTAAAAACCGCACAAAGCTAA
- a CDS encoding DUF418 domain-containing protein, producing MQTLAPVQSSEREIFMDVLRGFAILGIFIANLGSGLSWYDESANLTGPFLVPGWDHKMTFIHHMLIEGKFYSIFSLLFGWGIALQIKRGMARGVDAIPTIKRRLLFMLLLGAVHLMIWPGDIVFFYGLLGFLLLPLRKFSNKTLLITGGILILSPILLYGLKMQFPVLNFPAEKLNQAGDWTNSQLSPQFDTIKSQEEFEAVMKNANWWDVFKMNVAGFFYRYGYLIFISRISKVLGMFLIGYVIGRTDFYKNIMQHKKIVYWVIGIGFAIGLPCNYFLAHYMATAEGDYFQLKEKGLYQTIVYAFGVAPLALAYVGSFMLLFQNPVCKKILSLIAPAGKMAFSNYITQSLVGNFVFLGAGLGFMGQVGPVYYTIFGFGFFILQVIISTIWLKYFNYGPIEWIWRSATYKKWQPMRKQTT from the coding sequence ATGCAAACTTTAGCTCCCGTTCAGTCATCCGAACGTGAAATTTTTATGGATGTACTCCGCGGTTTTGCCATCCTCGGAATTTTTATTGCCAACCTCGGAAGTGGTCTTTCCTGGTATGATGAAAGCGCCAATCTTACGGGGCCATTCCTGGTGCCTGGCTGGGATCATAAGATGACATTCATCCATCATATGCTAATAGAAGGAAAGTTTTATTCCATTTTCAGTTTATTGTTCGGTTGGGGTATTGCATTGCAAATAAAAAGAGGAATGGCAAGAGGTGTGGATGCCATACCTACCATTAAAAGAAGGTTATTGTTTATGCTGCTACTGGGTGCGGTTCATTTAATGATATGGCCCGGTGATATTGTTTTCTTTTATGGATTGCTTGGATTTTTATTATTACCTCTCAGAAAATTTTCCAATAAAACATTGCTGATAACAGGCGGCATATTGATCCTTTCACCAATATTATTATATGGTTTAAAAATGCAGTTCCCTGTTTTAAATTTTCCAGCTGAAAAATTAAACCAGGCAGGTGATTGGACGAACAGCCAGTTGAGTCCGCAGTTTGACACGATAAAAAGCCAGGAAGAATTTGAGGCGGTAATGAAAAATGCAAACTGGTGGGATGTTTTCAAAATGAATGTTGCCGGATTTTTTTATCGCTATGGCTATTTGATCTTCATCAGCCGTATTTCAAAAGTGTTGGGTATGTTCCTCATCGGATATGTAATTGGCCGTACTGATTTTTATAAAAACATCATGCAGCATAAAAAAATTGTGTATTGGGTGATCGGAATTGGTTTTGCGATCGGTCTTCCATGTAATTATTTTTTGGCGCATTATATGGCAACTGCCGAGGGTGATTATTTTCAATTGAAAGAAAAAGGACTTTACCAGACAATTGTGTACGCATTCGGCGTGGCGCCACTTGCATTAGCTTACGTTGGAAGTTTTATGTTATTGTTTCAAAATCCTGTTTGTAAAAAAATACTCTCGTTAATTGCACCTGCAGGTAAAATGGCTTTTAGTAATTATATCACGCAATCGCTGGTGGGGAATTTTGTTTTTCTTGGTGCAGGCCTGGGCTTTATGGGGCAGGTAGGCCCCGTTTATTATACCATCTTTGGGTTTGGATTTTTTATCCTTCAGGTTATCATCAGTACCATTTGGTTAAAGTATTTTAATTATGGCCCGATTGAATGGATATGGCGCAGCGCTACTTATAAAAAATGGCAACCAATGCGAAAGCAAACGACATAA
- a CDS encoding S9 family peptidase: MKPRFLLAALLFPVVMLAQKNWSPEQCLKIKNITAVVPSPDGMKVLYTVREAMMTDDRSEYVNQVWLCNADGSNSIQLTKGDKNSANPQWSPDGKWIAFTSSRDSKNNLYVLPVGGGEAEKITDVKSSVGGYSWSHDGKMIAFTMIDASEAKEEKDKKAKNDWYYMDEEVKQNRLFVLWLDKKDTAGKVVQKKLTKENYNVNAFDWSPDGKTIAYSHGKTPEVNDNVYSDISLIDIETGNIKSIANTGAGESNPLFSPDGKMIAYYSSADPVDWSGARHAKIYSLADGKSWRLKATPDENGGLLGWTADGKNLLWAEANKTLNSIYALSTDGKNITEWTKGTKDFVGGGTLNATATYIGFTLQNTAQLPEAYISSLSSYSPVKISSINSEHAGKALPKTEVVKWKGADGKEIEGLLTYPINYKAGTKVPFILNVHGGPAGVFTQACVAGNQGAYPIAAFAEAGYAVLRPNPRGSSGYGTDFRMANRNDWGGKDFEDLMAGVDHVIKMGVADESKMGVMGWSYGGFMSSWIVGHTDRFKVASIGAPVVDLSHQNLTDDIEGFLPSYFQSNPWDDWSKYDAHSPIRFVQNVKTPVMLQHGEADQRVPFSNSVMFYNALRRRNVPVRLLALPRQPHGPQEPRMVLKTMQTNVEWFDKFIGEKKGF, encoded by the coding sequence ATGAAACCAAGATTTTTGCTTGCCGCATTATTATTCCCGGTTGTTATGCTTGCACAAAAAAACTGGAGCCCTGAGCAATGCCTGAAAATAAAAAACATCACGGCCGTTGTTCCTTCACCCGATGGTATGAAAGTGCTCTACACTGTTCGTGAAGCGATGATGACGGATGATCGTAGCGAATATGTAAACCAGGTATGGTTATGCAATGCCGATGGAAGTAATTCTATTCAGCTTACTAAAGGCGATAAGAATTCAGCAAACCCGCAATGGAGCCCGGATGGCAAATGGATAGCTTTTACTTCTTCAAGAGACAGTAAAAACAATTTATATGTTTTACCCGTTGGTGGCGGTGAAGCAGAAAAAATAACGGATGTAAAAAGCAGTGTTGGTGGTTACTCCTGGAGCCACGATGGAAAGATGATCGCTTTTACTATGATAGATGCATCAGAAGCTAAAGAAGAAAAAGATAAGAAAGCGAAGAATGACTGGTACTATATGGATGAAGAAGTAAAACAAAACCGGCTGTTTGTTTTATGGCTCGATAAAAAAGATACTGCCGGAAAAGTTGTTCAGAAAAAATTGACCAAAGAGAATTACAATGTAAATGCATTTGACTGGAGTCCCGATGGAAAAACGATTGCTTACAGTCATGGGAAAACACCTGAAGTAAATGATAACGTATACAGCGATATTTCTTTAATCGATATTGAAACCGGAAATATCAAATCAATTGCAAATACCGGTGCAGGTGAATCCAATCCTTTATTTAGCCCTGATGGAAAAATGATTGCATATTATAGCAGTGCAGATCCGGTTGACTGGTCAGGAGCAAGACATGCTAAAATTTATTCCCTTGCAGATGGAAAAAGCTGGCGGTTGAAAGCAACACCCGATGAAAATGGCGGCCTTCTTGGCTGGACAGCTGACGGTAAAAATCTTTTATGGGCTGAAGCCAATAAAACACTCAACAGTATTTATGCATTGAGTACCGATGGAAAAAATATTACCGAATGGACAAAAGGCACAAAAGATTTTGTTGGCGGCGGAACGCTTAATGCAACAGCAACATATATTGGATTTACTTTACAAAACACAGCTCAACTACCGGAAGCTTATATCAGTTCACTCAGTAGTTATTCGCCTGTAAAAATTTCAAGTATCAATTCGGAACATGCAGGCAAAGCGTTACCAAAAACTGAAGTAGTGAAATGGAAAGGCGCTGATGGTAAAGAGATCGAAGGTTTGCTTACTTACCCCATCAATTATAAAGCCGGAACAAAAGTTCCGTTTATATTAAATGTACATGGCGGACCTGCTGGTGTATTTACACAAGCTTGTGTGGCTGGCAATCAAGGCGCATATCCTATTGCTGCATTTGCAGAAGCAGGTTATGCAGTGCTTCGTCCTAATCCAAGAGGATCTTCCGGTTATGGTACAGATTTTCGAATGGCTAATCGCAATGATTGGGGTGGTAAAGATTTTGAGGACTTGATGGCAGGTGTAGATCATGTAATAAAAATGGGAGTGGCTGATGAAAGTAAAATGGGAGTGATGGGTTGGAGTTATGGTGGTTTTATGAGCAGTTGGATCGTTGGTCATACCGATCGTTTTAAAGTTGCATCTATCGGTGCACCGGTAGTTGACCTATCGCATCAGAACCTGACAGATGATATTGAAGGTTTTCTTCCTTCTTATTTCCAGTCTAATCCATGGGACGATTGGAGTAAGTATGATGCACATTCACCTATCAGGTTTGTACAAAATGTAAAAACACCGGTAATGCTACAACATGGTGAAGCAGATCAAAGAGTTCCATTCAGCAATTCGGTAATGTTTTATAATGCCTTGCGAAGAAGAAATGTTCCGGTTCGTTTACTTGCATTACCACGCCAGCCACATGGTCCGCAGGAACCACGTATGGTTTTAAAAACAATGCAAACCAATGTAGAATGGTTTGATAAATTTATTGGAGAAAAGAAAGGCTTTTAA